From a region of the Triticum aestivum cultivar Chinese Spring chromosome 7D, IWGSC CS RefSeq v2.1, whole genome shotgun sequence genome:
- the LOC123165691 gene encoding calcium homeostasis endoplasmic reticulum protein yields the protein MDRQAQDYAAAAMAYAQAQQPPPPQYGFHPQAQPQYQHHPPYAAPMPQYAPYPRAMPPPQQQLYPHLPPHQQPSPYPPPHAQPPPPHPYMHPPSPFEPPAPPAPAPPPADPELQKRIDKLVEYIAKNGPEFEIVIRDKQHDNPDYAFIFGGDGHAYYRYMLWVTGRPPMPPYPPGSMHMMPPPMGPMAAHGPPAPMHQPGYPPFYDQHQHFGAHGHGEYDTGATFKGLSGPLPADVAAELHDVLSNLNGTKESIKGAKTWFMQRAPFAPALAEALRERVFALEDSERQLHIVFLVNDILFEGLQRRTNIQDLDNEAIAFQAVLGSMLARIYNNPQNKDENQTRLEKILQFWGSKEVYDQETVANLEREMKGGISYPSAPQHVSPDPSTFSGSAKPSKWSSAPPEMEKASQPVPSAQFQGNQHPAGVYGQTTFPGSLPVQPSLLLPALPQSTAPAAANDPTPPPYPLFPPGLIPGMVRKMQIGSGVPYSPLSPLDIPTTIPPSTVPESEILERVTRFFKEIGEENPSEGPMKQGEPGDYDDYERELPARKGGACIPPPASLHVNPETGMRADGSFDSKPGSSGRLGLGASADPSEASHQYGDVYSSYRKQRSSNYHSSISSRAVAPR from the exons ATGGACCGGCAGGCCCAGGACtacgcggcggcggccatggcgtacGCGCAGGCGCAGCAGCCCCCGCCGCCGCAGTACGGGTTCCACCCGCAGGCGCAGCCGCAGTACCAGCACCACCCGCCCTACGCCGCCCCGATGCCGCAGTACGCGCCCTACCCGCGCGCCatgccgccgccgcagcagcagctCTACCCGCACCTCCCGCCGCACCAGCAGCCGTCCCCCTACCCGCCGCCCcacgcccagccgccgccgccccacccctacATGCACCCGCCCTCGCCGTTCGAgccccccgcgccgccggcccccgcCCCGCCCCCCGCCGACCCGGAGCTCCAGAAGCGCATCGACAAGCTCGTCGAGTACATCGCCAAGAACGGGCCCGAGTTCGAGATCGTGATCCGCGACAAGCAGCACGACAACCCGGACTACGCCTTCATCTTCGGCGGGGACGGCCACGCCTACTACAGGTACATGCTCTGGGTCACGGGGCGCCCGCCCATGCCGCCCTACCCGCCGGGGTCCATGCACATGATGCCGCCGCCGATGGGCCCGATGGCGGCGCACGGCCCGCCGGCCCCAATGCACCAGCCGGGGTACCCGCCGTTCTACGACCAGCACCAGCACTTTGGCGCCCACGGCCACGGGGAGTACGATACCGGGGCGACGTTCAAGGGCCTCTCTGGGCCGCTCCCCGCTGATGTCGCCGCCGAGCTGCACGACGTGCTTAGCAATCTTAATGGCACCAAAGAGTCGATAAAGGGTGCCAAGACATGGTTTATGCAAAGGGCGCCGTTCGCGCCTGCTCTGGCCGAAGCTCTGAGGGAGAGAGTATTTGCCTTGGAGGATTCAGAGAGGCAGCTGCACATTGTTTTCCTGGTGAATGATATTCTTTTTGAAGG CTTGCAGAGACGAACTAATATTCAGGACCTTGACAATGAGGCTATTGCTTTTCAAGCTGTGCTGGGCTCCATGCTTGCGAGGATTTATAATAATCCGCAGAATAAAGATGAAAATCAGACTCGCCTTGAGAAAATCTTGCAATTCTGGGGTTCAAAGGAAGTTTATGACCAGGAAACCGTTGCTAACCTTGAAAGAGAGATGAAAGGTGGCATTTCATATCCTTCGGCGCCACAACATGTTTCACCAGATCCCTCAACCTTCTCAG GATCAGCAAAGCCCTCAAAATGGTCCTCTGCTCCGCCAGAAATGGAGAAGGCATCCCAACCTGTCCCTTCTGCACAATTTCAAGGAAACCAACATCCTGCCGGCGTTTACGGCCAAACTACTTTTCCAGGATCTTTGCCAGTGCAACCATCTTTGCTCCTCCCCGCGCTTCCTCAAAGCACAGCACCAGCCGCTGCAAATGATCCAACTCCACCTCCGTATCCACTATTCCCCCCTGGTCTCATTCCAGGGATGGTCCGGAAGATGCAGATCGGTAGTGGAGTTCCATACTCTCCCTTGAGCCCGCTGGACATCCCCACGACCATCCCGCCATCGACCGTTCCCGAGTCCGAGATCCTTGAGCGCGTGACGAGGTTCTTCAAGGAGATTGGGGAGGAAAACCCATCAGAAGGTCCGATGAAGCAGGGCGAGCCCGGTGACTACGACGACTACGAGAGGGAGCTCCCTGCCCGCAAGGGAGGTGCGTGCATCCCTCCCCCTGCCAGCCTGCACGTGAACCCTGAGACCGGGATGCGCGCTGATGGCTCGTTCGATAGCAAGCCGGGGTCTAGCGGACGGTTGGGCCTTGGAGCCTCCGCTGATCCCAGCGAGGCGAGCCACCAGTATGGCGATGTGTATTCGTCGTATCGCAAGCAGAGGAGCAGCAACTACCATTCTTCCATCAGTTCTCGTGCAGTAGCGCCGAGGTGA